In the genome of Hymenobacter cellulosivorans, one region contains:
- a CDS encoding inorganic diphosphatase has product MNTSLFSLPAWHQPSGHLHVVIETPKGSRNKFAYDPETQLFKLKGTLPEGSSFPYDFGFVPSTLGADGDPLDVLVLMDAPGFAGCLLEARLIGAIEADQTEDGHTERNDRLLAVSASSRQHQHIREITDLTPQLLHEIEHFFKSYNEAAGRGFQPVRRAGAKRAHTLVEKAQKEFGKSSEQ; this is encoded by the coding sequence ATGAATACTTCCCTGTTTTCCCTGCCCGCCTGGCACCAGCCTTCGGGCCACCTGCACGTGGTTATCGAAACGCCCAAGGGCAGCCGCAATAAGTTTGCCTACGACCCGGAAACGCAGCTTTTCAAACTCAAGGGCACACTTCCCGAGGGCAGCAGCTTCCCCTACGACTTCGGCTTCGTTCCCTCCACCCTGGGCGCCGATGGTGACCCGCTCGACGTGCTGGTGCTCATGGATGCTCCCGGGTTTGCCGGCTGCTTGCTCGAAGCCCGCCTCATCGGTGCCATCGAAGCCGACCAGACCGAAGACGGCCACACCGAGCGCAACGACCGGCTGCTAGCCGTATCGGCCAGCAGCCGCCAGCATCAGCACATTCGGGAAATCACCGATCTGACGCCCCAGCTGCTGCACGAAATCGAGCATTTCTTTAAGTCGTACAATGAAGCGGCCGGACGCGGATTTCAGCCCGTGCGCCGGGCCGGGGCTAAGCGGGCCCATACGCTGGTGGAAAAAGCCCAGAAAGAATTCGGCAAATCGTCGGAGCAGTAA